The Luteolibacter arcticus genome includes the window CGCGGCCTGCCGCCGCTACACGGGCGGCGTATGGAACACCACGTGTATTTCTGGCTGAAGGACGAGCACAAGAATGAGGCCGATCTCAAGGCCTTCGAAGGCGGGCTTTCGAGCCTCTTCAAGCTCAAGGGGCTGCTCGGCGGCTTCTGGGCCGTGCCGGCGAAGGTGATGGAGCGGCCGGTGGTCGATCAATCGTGGGACTACGCGCTCACGATGACCTTCGAGTCCGTCGCCGCGCAGGATGCGTATCAGGTGGATCCGGTTCACGACGTCTTCATCGCCAACTTCAAGAGCTGGTG containing:
- a CDS encoding Dabb family protein — its product is MEHHVYFWLKDEHKNEADLKAFEGGLSSLFKLKGLLGGFWAVPAKVMERPVVDQSWDYALTMTFESVAAQDAYQVDPVHDVFIANFKSWWARVEVRDLEKGGQ